A genomic window from Nomascus leucogenys isolate Asia chromosome 10, Asia_NLE_v1, whole genome shotgun sequence includes:
- the HAPLN4 gene encoding hyaluronan and proteoglycan link protein 4, with translation MVRARAALGPGALWAAAWGVLLLTAPAGAQRGRKKVVHVLEGESGSVVVQTAPGQVVSHRGGTIVLPCRYHYEAAAHGHDGVRLKWTKVVDPLAFTDVFVALGPQHRAFGSYRGRAELQGDGPGDASLVLRNVTLQDYGRYECEVTNELEDDAGMVKLDLEGVVFPYHPRGGRYKLTFAEAQRACAEQDGILASAEQLHAAWRDGLDWCNAGWLRDGSVQYPVNRPREPCGGLGGTGSAGGGGDANGGVRNYGYRHNAEERYDAFCFTSNLPGRVFFLKPLRPVPFSGAARACAARGAAVAKVGQLFAAWKLQLLDRCTAGWLADGSARYPIVNPRARCGGRRPGVRSLGFPDATRRLFGVYCYRAPGAPDPAPGGWGWGWAGGGGWAGGARDPAAWTPLRV, from the exons ATG GTGCGCGCTCGGGCGGCCCTCGGTCCCGGCGCGCTCTGGGCCGCGGCCTGGGGCGTCCTGCTGCTCACAGCCCCCGCGGGGGCGCAGCGTGGCCGGAAGAAGGTCGTGCACGTGCTGG AGGGTGAGTCGGGCTCGGTAGTGGTACAGACAGCGCCCGGGCAGGTGGTAAGCCACCGGGGTGGCACCATCGTCTTGCCCTGCCGCTACCACTATGAGGCAGCCGCCCACGGTCACGACGGTGTCCGGCTCAAGTGGACAAAGGTGGTGGACCCCCTGGCCTTCACCGACGTCTTCGTGGCACTAGGCCCCCAGCACCGGGCATTCGGCAGCTACCGTGGGCGTGCTGAGCTGCAGGGCGACGGGCCTGGGGATGCCTCCCTGGTCCTCCGCAACGTCACGCTGCAAGACTACGGGCGCTATGAGTGCGAAGTCACCAATGAGCTGGAAGACGACGCTGGCATGGTCAAGCTGGACCTGGAAG GCGTGGTCTTTCCCTACCACCCCCGTGGAGGCCGATACAAGCTGACCTTCGCGGAGGCGCAGCGCGCGTGCGCCGAGCAGGACGGCATCCTGGCATCTGCAGAACAGCTGCACGCGGCCTGGCGCGATGGCCTGGACTGGTGCAACGCGGGCTGGTTGCGCGACGGCTCAGTGCAATACCCCGTAAACCGGCCCCGGGAGCCCTGCGGCGGCCTGGGAGGGACCGGGAGCGCAGGGGGCGGTGGTGATGCCAACGGGGGCGTGCGCAACTACGGGTATCGCCATAACGCCGAGGAACGCTACGACGCCTTCTGCTTCACGTCCAACCTGCCGG GGCGCGTGTTCTTCCTGAAGCCGCTGCGGCCTGTACCCTTCTCCGGAGCTGCGCGCGCATGTGCTGCGCGTGGCGCGGCCGTGGCCAAGGTGGGGCAGCTGTTCGCCGCGTGGAAGCTGCAGCTGCTGGACCGCTGCACCGCGGGTTGGCTGGCCGATGGCAGCGCGCGCTACCCCATCGTGAACCCGCGCGCGCGCTGCGGAGGCCGCAGGCCTGGTGTGCGCAGCCTCGGCTTCCCGGACGCCACCCGACGGCTCTTCGGCGTCTACTGCTACCGCGCTCCAGGAGCACCGGACCCGGCACCCGgcggctggggctggggctgggcgggcggcggcggctggGCAGGGGGCGCACGCGATCCTGCTGCCTGGACGCCTCTGCGCGTCTAG
- the TM6SF2 gene encoding transmembrane 6 superfamily member 2: MDIPPLAGKIAALSLSALPVSYALNHVSALSHPLWVALMSALILGLLFMAVYSLSHGEISYDPLYAVFGVFAFTSVVDLIIALQEDSYVVGFMEFYTKEGEPYLRTAHGVFICYWDGTVHYLLYLAMAGAICRRKRYRNFGLYWLGSFAMSILVFLTGNILGKYSSEIRPAFFLTIPYLLVPCWAGMRVFSQPRAPTCCTANMVQEEQRKGLLQRPADLALVIYLILAGFFTLFRGLVVLDCPTDACFVYIYQYEPYLRDPVAYPKVQMLMYMFYVLPFCGLAAYALTFPGCSWLPDWALVFAGAIGQAQFSHMGASMHLRTPFTYRVPEDTWGCFFVCNLLYALGPHLLAYRCLRWPTFFHQPPPSDPLALHKKQH; this comes from the exons CCCCCTGTGGGTAGCATTGATGAGCGCCCTAATCCTGGGTCTGCTCTTCATGGCGGTCTACAGCTTGTCCCATGGTGAGATCTCCTATGACCCACTCTATGCTG TCTTCGGGGTCTTCGCCTTCACCTCGGTTGTGGACCTCATCATCGCTCTTCAGGAAGACAGCTATGTGGTGGGCTTCATGGAGTTCTACACCAAGGAG GGAGAGCCATACCTGCGCACAGCACACGGAGTCTTCATTTGCTACTGGGATGGCACTGTTCACTACCTCCTCTACCTGGCCATGGCCGGCGCCATCTGCAGAAG GAAGAGATACCGGAACTTTGGACTTTACTGGCTGGGTTCCTTCGCCATGAGCATCCTGGTGTTCCTTACAGGAAACATTCTTG GCAAATACAGCTCCGAGATCAGGCCTGCCTTCTTCCTCACCATCCCCTACCTGCTGGTGCCATGCTGGGCTGGCATGAGGGTCTTCAGCCAGCCCCGGGCGCCAACCTGCTGCACCGCCAACATG GTGCAAGAGGAACAAAGAAAGGGACTCCTGCAGCGTCCGGCTGACCTGGCCCTTGTCATATACCTCATCCTTGCTGGCTTCTTCACTCTGTTCCGGGGCCTG GTGGTGCTCGATTGCCCCACAGATGCCTGCTTTGTCTATATCTACCAGTATGAGCCATACCTGCGGGACCCTGTGGCCTACCCTAAGGTGCAG ATGCTGATGTACATGTTTTATGTCCTGCCTTTCTGCGGCCTGGCTGCCTATGCTCTCACCTTCCCTGGTTGCTCCTGGCTGCCAGACTGGGCCTTGGTGTTTGCTGGAGCCAtcggccag GCACAGTTCTCGCACATGGGGGCTTCCATGCACCTGCGCACACCCTTCACCTACCGTGTGCCTGAGGACACCTGGGGCTGCTTCTTCGTGTGCAACCTGCTGTATGCGCTGGGCCCCCACCTGCTGGCCTACCGTTGCCTTCGGTGGCCCACATTCTTCCACCAGCCACCACCCTCCGATCCCCTAGCCCTCCACAAGAAGCAGCATTGA